Sequence from the Colletotrichum higginsianum IMI 349063 chromosome 6, whole genome shotgun sequence genome:
TGGGGCAGACGACGAGCGTACTCCGCTGATATCATCCACCGTTCGGTCTGCgcgaagaagccggcgtcaACCCACCAACATGCGGAACCTCGAATCGCAGGCATACAGGCAACAACCGTCTTATTTGAACCGGTTTGCCGCCTGTTTAGTGGTGACAATGATGCTACTCCTCGTCATTACCGGCGCTATTGGCTTTATGTTCGCCACGTCACAACCGCTCACGGACATTCAGCTGGTTTCTATCAAGAACGTCCTATCTAGCGATCCGGAACTCATGTTTGATTTGACGGTGAAAGCTCACAACCCTAACATCGTAGTGGTGTCGATCGATCAGGCGAATCTTGAAATATTCGCCAAGTCACCTCACGCCGGAACGGACTTTGACTGGTGGAAGCGGCCACATGACGGGAAGGAAATAGATTCCGAGGACCCAGATATGCATGTCCGGGATGATCCTCCCGACGACCCGCCAGACGATGATGCTGCGCCAAACATGCGCCTGGGTACCATCACCGAGTTTGACAGCCCATTATCTTTTGAAGGATCCTTCTTTAATAAGGGTGTTTCAGCATCGACAGGCACCATGAGGCTCCATCTCCCAGGTAACCATTCTGCTGGGGGCTCCGAGCGCTGGGGCCGGATTATTCAGGATGAGTTCGATTTGATCATCAAAGGTGTCGTTCGCTACTCCCTACCTTTGAGCCAGCGGGTACGAAGTGCACCGATATCTGGAAGAACGACAGTCAAGCCCAATTCTGCCAACGATCCATCCCTTCGACCAAACACAACCTTGCCCGGTGAGGTACCGGGTCTTGAACCGTAGGGCCCTTTCACTGGCAGTCAACACAACCACCCCCTTATTTCCTTTGTCAACTGTATATTGAGCGTGCATGGCATGGCTAGCATTTCGAGGTAAAAGTGGCGTTGAGTGGGATCTCTCAGCAATAAGGGCTTTGGAACAAAGACAAAAGCGACCTGTACATACATACATCTCTTGATGAGACTGTCATCAATGATGATGGCTCTTCTTCTATCTTGAGCCTGCGTATTTGCGCAGGCATACTCTTGCGTTGCTTTCCCTCACCCTCCATCCACTTGTGGAAAACATGCCCTTATCCAGTCGGCATAGCGCATCAGGAGGCATATCACACTCCTTCAGGGACAGGGCTTTTCCTACTATAGGAGGCAGCTCTGGGGCTCACTTTCCACCCAGTAGTTTTCCTTTTAGCGGACTAGGTTTTTCCTTGTCCAATACGGCCATTTCACACTCCAGGGGTTCATATTTTATTTCACATTTTCGCATTAGAAGGGGAAAAGTGGCAACTACACTGTTGTAATTGTAACGAAACTTGATGAGtaggaggagggagaaaagTGGACGAAGGATCAGTTGCGCCCACAGAAGCGGTTGACTGGGAGAGAAATTACACCCAACAACAGCAAAGGTATACAATGGCAATGCAGATTGCGATATTGAGAGGCTGGTAATGAAAGCGTCAATGTGAACAGACTCAGATACGGCCTGAGGGTGATAACACCAACCACATATTTGTTTAGTAGACAAGCCTCGTCATCTCACCTGCTTGAAACATGAAAATGACCTCAATCTCTGGGTAGGCAACATGTCGACCAGCAATGACGTCGAGGCACACCGCTTTCGCTCTACATTGTCTATCTGTGTTTCTGGTCTCTCCGGACAACCAAGTGCAGGTTGGAGTAGCTAAACAGAATGCCAAAAAGTGTCCCCGTCCGCTGGCCGTCATCAAACAGTCGTGAGACCACAACCAGTCTGGCACTTCCGATAAAAACGTTGACCGCCTTCAGTGAACGTCAGAAAGGGGATGATTCGTGGGTAAAGTAAACAGGCCCCCCAAGCAACGTGGGGATTTGTGGTTCATTGCGGTTTGTCCTTCCAATCCTTCGTCGCCTTGGAAACTTCGTCTCCGATCGGAGCCCAACTGAACCCACCATGGCATCTTGTCTCACTCTGGTCATTCTATCGTTTGTTAGCCTTGGGTTGCGGAGAAGATACCCATCCGGGGACACCGTTAGTGTGCGTCGTTGATTTCAGTGAAGCGAAAGAGGAGAGATGGCAGAGGCAACCAGAAAATACTAGTGGGCAGGTAGTGGAGGGCTACTTGAGCCTCTTTCCCTTCAATTATTCGCATCCACAGTTGATCCACTCGATGTACCACCTGGTAGGAAGCGGGCAACTTGGCCGAGCGGTCTAAGGCGCCAGACTCAAGATAACGGCGCTCCAACGCCTACGTCTTCCCTGTTGATCAGGGAGCATTCTGGTCTCGAAAGAGGCGTGAGTTCGAATCTCACAGTTGTCAAATTACTTTTTGACGGCTTTCTAGAGCCTCTCCCTGCTCCCGACCCCCGTCTTCTTTTGTTCCTCTTTGCCTCAGACATTTTAGCCAGATGTTCCTTACCAAGGCAGGATAGCTGGTTGTTTGGTTGTATGATATGGTCACCAGAAGGACTTCCTTCTAGCACATCATTCACTCACGTCTGCTCTCTTCCGACATTCACTCCAGCGCTGTTGAACCTTCCTTAAGACCGCTTCCATGGGGCCAACCACTTTAGAATGTCATGAAGTCGTATGGTTGGAGAGAGGCCCGAACAGAGGCAGCAATCCAACGACGCGCTCGAGGTGATTCTATGGGGGTTTAGTTTGCGCGCAAGTATCAGTCACTTCCGTACACTCGGTTAAATTTCGGGACGCATTCTCCTACCGTCAGATAACGCAAATAATTGTACGAATTGTGCCATTAGCGTTCTCAACGAGTCATATAACACGGGTCCAACGCTCCTTCGCCCACCACTCAACCAAAAATAATAAGAAGGAAAAGCGAGGGGCATTTTCTCCGAGTTTGTTTAGATTCCATACTTCCAGCTCTTTCAGGGGGGAGAACCAAGGCTTAACAGACACACGTTTACGCGTAAAATGCCTGTCATCACCACCAAGGAGTCCGCCTcagccgtcgccgacgccctcaaggccgaggccagcgAGGCCAAGCCGGCGTACCTCGTCGTCTACGCCTCGCACCGTAACGGACGCTCGTGGTGCGGCGATTGTACGGCGGCCGAGCCATACATTGAGAAGAAgtttggcggcgacgagaacACCGTTCGGGTCGTCTATGCGGGCTTGCCCGAGGAGTGAGTGGATCGAACCCTCCCCTCGTCCCCATTTGCGCACACCTAGTGCGCATGTGAAATCGCCAAACGGAGTCGCATGCCGCGCcgatgttgctgttgctgacGCCGGGGCTACAGGTGGAGGACAAAAGAGAACCCGTGGAGACAGGCGCCGTTCAACGTCACGAACCTGCCTACCCTGATCAAAGTTTCTGGCGAAAAGGTGAGTCTTGCCCGTGCCCCAGAGGGCCGCGACCTACACAACCGTCCGCCCTCGCGACTTCTCACAACGTCATCCCCAACATGACGCCGCTGACATGTGAGTATCAGAAGTGGGAAAAGCTTGTTGAGGCGGATGTCTACGACCAGAAGAAACTCGACgccttcgtcggcggcaacagCCGCCTGTGAGTATCCATACAAGCAAGCTCGATAGAAAAGAAGAATAAAAAGTGTAAAGCATTTGCATCTTCCAGCGGGTAAGATATCGTCCACCTATCGTCCCTTGTCGACAGGGTTGTGATACCATGTGTAGGGCGCGGGCGAGTGCATAAAGGGTCGTCAGTATTGGCCCGATCTCATTGAAACCTCACATTCAGACCGAGACAAACACACAAAATGTATTCTGTTGGAGAGGTTCATACTGACCAGGTAGCAACTATTACGGGATTAATACAGACCGGGGGAATTATCTCGCCATGAAGTCGGGCCGCGAAGGTTGGAGTTCTACGTGGCTTATCAAAATAACAAAGCCTCAGAGGGTTGCGTCCATGGAGAGCAGGCACTCGGCTGGGCGAGTCAGCTCAAGTTTCCTTGGCGAGAGCCAAACGGACATGAAGTAGTTATCGATGCATATGAGAAAAGCAAGAACCAGAACAGAGTAATTACTTCCTGTATTGGTCACAGTGGGCTCTCTCGGTTGTCTCCTAGCTGTGTGCTTCACGCCCAAGTCCTTGCCTAGCTATAGCTATCTAGAATAGACAATCAGTTGGTAAAAAGCCATCCATACACAGAGACACGATTGATTACCCGAAGAGGTAAGCCGAGGGAATGTTCGTAATGACGACCGACTGACTGTCTCTTTGTGCAGAGATACACAGACCAACTTTGATCAACTCACAACAAAGTGTAGAAAATATCTATCTCGTATTGCAGCGTCCCACACTGACGCTCACGAGGCAAGGAGGCAGATACCGTTCTAACATCAAGCCATCTCTGCATTACTCATGTATCTATCCAACATTGCGTCTAGCTAGATTACAAGCCCAAGGACTCACTTGGCAGTCCACGAAGTCATTTATAAAAAGCAGACGCGCCTGTCATCAAATATCTAGCACTTACTAGGAAATGCTGGTAATCATGAttaagaaaagaaaaccacaCCCCCAAAAACCCACCGCCAGCGAGAGAAAAGAGCCACCTTCACATTTCCAGTAGCGTCAAAACAATGTCATCACTCCTTCCCACCCCCGGCTCTCCAAGTGACCAATGCTGAAGGAGTAGATGTGATGTGTTGGTTTGACAGAAAGAATATAGACGTAGCCATAAGAGAAAAGTATAAGTAGACAGCGGGCATCTGCGAGGTGGATGGAAAGCGCCTCCGGTCCCAATGGTTTGTCGGCATTCTACCTGTGATGCCCGACCTAGACACCATGTGCGAAGAAGTGAAACTCCAGCAGTGCATAAGGAAGACAAGAAGTGTCTTGGGCgtgaggaaaagggggggggggggaggaagagtGATGGCATCCCGCCCTGTTTTAGATCTTTTCATCTTATCCAACAAAAGTCAAGCGTGCTGTAACCGAGAGAGATAAATCGATGCGTAGCAGAGCAAAGGTCATAAACATAACGACGTAATTATGTGCCGATTACTcgggaatagcttcattgGATGCCGCTGGGGGGGActcgtccttcttgcccCAGCCGGAGGCCCATCCTATCCAACTGGTTCGCTTGTTGTTCTCCAGTTTGGCTTCGTTGTTCTCCTGCACCAGGCGCAGAGGGCGGGGTTTGTTGCCCGCAAAGGTGGTTTGCTTCTCGTGATGGGACCGCGGAGGCGACTGCGATGGAGGCGTGGTCAGGTCATTCGAGTCGCCGCTCGTGCTCGATGTTTCACTGCGCATGCCAGGGAAGTTTCCTGCCGTTGGCGCTTGCTGGCCGCTGGGTGCCCGTGCCGCCGCGTTGGGGTTGCCGCCGAAAAAGGTCTGCGAAGTTCGCGGGGTGCGAGGGGAGCCCAGGGGCGGGGAGATGGGGCCGTCTGGTCCCCTATACATCTGGTTGACCAGGTTGACGCCGGTGAACTGCTCACTCATCGGGCGCGCACGGCGAGTGCTGGAAGATCGAGTCAGATTCCCGATAGGAATGCTAGGCGCTGTCTCCGGATCAGTGTGTGCTGAATTGGCTGGCTGTGCCGAAGGCATGTAAGACATGGGCCTCGGTCTGGGCTTATTCGGGCCGACGGCCATGGTCTTGGCCCTTTGCAACAGCGACGCTCCGGAAGCGCCCTCCTTTGGCGGTGGGGGCGGGAGGTCtttgttggtgttggcggtCAGTGGCTTGGGCTCGCTGGATGTGTCCAGAATGTGCTCAAAATCCTGGTGTTGGAGAAGTCTCTCAATAATCTTGTTGATGTAGAGCGTAAGCGCCTTGTTCTGATCTTTCATGGACTTGAGCTCTGactcgaggcggcggaccaCTTCGTTGTCGTTGCCAGCGTCGGATGCATCCTCGGACAGCTCGTCCGCCAGGCTCGCGCCGCCAGACCGGCCCTCGAGAGCGTTGAGCGCATCCTGGTTGGCGGACACCCCCATATAGCTGAAATCATTCTTGGAGAAATCGCCGTTGAGAGTTTTCTCCTGGAGAAGCAGCTGGTAGCTTTCGTTGTCTTCCATCAGACGGGCGTTGGCCATGCGGGCTTCCATCAAAAGGCGTTCTACCTCCTGCagcctgccgccgccctggttCTCGGACTCCACCAGCTTGatctgggcctcggcgagtTCCAGTCTCAACGACTCAATCAGCTTGTCTTTTTGCAGCAAGATCTTGGAGTTGTTCCGGGAGTCGCTGCGGTTCAGAGACGAAGGAGGAGCGAAGCTACCGTTGTCGACGTTAGGTGACGATGCTGCGGCTTGGGACTTGTCAGCTTCTGTTTTCTCAACGGTGGCCTGGTGAGGTGAAACTTACATTGCCGTGACGGACGACCGTCTTCGTCATTGGCCCGTTGCGACAGGGTGTCTTTCAGTCTCTGGATGATGGTCtgcatctcctcctctctgTTGGAcatctcttccttctccttggtcATTGAGCTCCGCTCGGCCTCATAAATCGCTTCCATCTCGCGCAtcttcttggcggcgtccCTCTTCTCGTTTTGCAGTGTCTCAATCTGCTCTTCTGCCTCGTGCACCCTCTCCTCCAGTTTGGAGGATTCCTTAATCGCATCGTCAAGTCTCGTCTGCAGCACTTCAGCCTGTTTCCTATATTGGTCGGAAGAGATCTCGGCCTTGGAGAGTCGCTCCTTGAGGTCATCCAACAGCGCAACGGTCTCGGCCCTCGCagcctcctcggcttcggcgttgccgttgccgttgccgttgctcAGGACGGAATCTCTTCTGGCAGCAGCTGCCCGGGCGGACACAGGTGTCCCTGATCGAGCCGGCGCTCTACGcgcagcagaagcagcggTGGGCGTGGAGGACCGTGTGGGTGTTCTCGCGGGAGATACagaaggcgacgacgcggaATCTGTCGAAGACACGCGACCGACGCCCGCAGCGGGCGGTTTCTTTGCGGTGGCAGCGGACATGATAGTCGCAGAGGgcttgttgttgtggttgttgttgatgcAGTTCGCGGCGGAGGGTAACCTGGGGAAACGGAGGGTAAGCGGGGGACCTCGTCGAACGGtaaggaaagaaaaaaagaggcaGCGGTCTAGGTGCGGTGCCGGGTGGGTTATTTCTGTAGTGACGACGTTACATTCCAcgcggagagagagagagagagagagagagagagagaagaagaagaagaagaagaagaagaagaagaagaagaagaagaagaagaagaaaaaaagcctATCCTACCAGACGTATGTAATTCTCTATTCTTGGAACAACAGACGGCGAGGAAACACAACAGCAGAGAGTTGTTGATCGTTGGGCTACCCAGAAAATGTGAGTGTCAAATAGGAGTGCGGTGCAGAACGGGAGGGtgtgcagcagcagcagctttGCAAGCTTAAGTCGGTGTCAGACGGCCTCAGCCCCGGTAAGCACAGTTGGGTCTTTCGCGTTGGCCTGTTGGATCCTGGTTGGCGACAGGAGGTACAGCATGCGGGTGCATGTGTCTGTGTCGGTTGTCCAGTCCACAGGTTGTTCCAGTGAATCTCCGATATTTTGGGGCGGTTCCAGGGGGTCCAATTCGCTAGAGTGTTCAGTATTAAGGACGTGGCCTAACTAGGAAACGGGATATGGAACGAGAACAatgctttttttcttctcttgcTCTCCCAAGTCCCGACCCGGGCCGCTAATCGTTCTTCGCGTTGCTTGAGCGCTGCAGAACGAACGAACAAACAAACAGAGTCGGCCCCTCCCCATATCCACAAAGCCTATCTTTCGGATTGGCACTTTCGTGCCAGTCCATATTGGTCTGACTAGCGTGGTAGGTCAGGCAACGATAACCTTGTGCTACGTGCCATGCGCATGCTATTCTCGATCGATGTTGTTCTCAGGCGTTCAGCTGGAACCCGTGGCGAAGCACTCGTTTCAGTCCCATCCCTTCGAAGCCCGACGCTTGTAGCTTAGGTGGATGACGGGAGATGGCTACCAGTGACAGGCTGTGGGTGGCCAACGCGGCGAATGAGATGCCGCACACGCCGTCTCGTCTTCACATGAGATGCGACGGATGGTAGCAGCCTGTCGGCAATCTTCCTCCTGTCAGCAGCCCCCTTCCAGTCTAGGCCTTTTCTTTATTACTGGCAGATAGATGGTAGGACCGTAACTTTTTGCTGCATGAAGGACAAACTTTCAGATATCCCATAGCGTTTGGATGCAACTCTAGCATCACATTCTCAATGACGATAACATGGAGATAGACCGTGTAAAACGTTCCCTGCGAATAAGAGCATGCTATAGTCTGGATTGTTAAGAGCC
This genomic interval carries:
- a CDS encoding Thioredoxin-like protein 5, with amino-acid sequence MPVITTKESASAVADALKAEASEAKPAYLVVYASHRNGRSWCGDCTAAEPYIEKKFGGDENTVRVVYAGLPEEWRTKENPWRQAPFNVTNLPTLIKVSGEKKWEKLVEADVYDQKKLDAFVGGNSRL
- a CDS encoding M serotype, with the translated sequence MSAATAKKPPAAGVGRVSSTDSASSPSVSPARTPTRSSTPTAASAARRAPARSGTPVSARAAAARRDSVLSNGNGNGNAEAEEAARAETVALLDDLKERLSKAEISSDQYRKQAEVLQTRLDDAIKESSKLEERVHEAEEQIETLQNEKRDAAKKMREMEAIYEAERSSMTKEKEEMSNREEEMQTIIQRLKDTLSQRANDEDGRPSRQSAASSPNVDNGSFAPPSSLNRSDSRNNSKILLQKDKLIESLRLELAEAQIKLVESENQGGGRLQEVERLLMEARMANARLMEDNESYQLLLQEKTLNGDFSKNDFSYMGVSANQDALNALEGRSGGASLADELSEDASDAGNDNEVVRRLESELKSMKDQNKALTLYINKIIERLLQHQDFEHILDTSSEPKPLTANTNKDLPPPPPKEGASGASLLQRAKTMAVGPNKPRPRPMSYMPSAQPANSAHTDPETAPSIPIGNLTRSSSTRRARPMSEQFTGVNLVNQMYRGPDGPISPPLGSPRTPRTSQTFFGGNPNAAARAPSGQQAPTAGNFPGMRSETSSTSGDSNDLTTPPSQSPPRSHHEKQTTFAGNKPRPLRLVQENNEAKLENNKRTSWIGWASGWGKKDESPPAASNEAIPE